One stretch of Rhizobium rhizoryzae DNA includes these proteins:
- the lysA gene encoding diaminopimelate decarboxylase — protein sequence MNHFQYIDGVLHAEGVAIPDIAKAVGTPFYCYSTATLERHYKVFSKAFADVDAMVCYAMKANSNQAVLKTLGRLGAGVDVVSGGELRRALAAGIPASRIMFSGVGKTPAEMDLALEAGIYCFNVESEPELEILNVRAQKMGRKAHVSFRINPDVDARTHAKISTGKKENKFGISYERARAVYAHAATLPGIHVSGIDMHIGSQITELQPFEDAFRLLRELVETLRTDGHAIEHVDIGGGLGIPYREDNSPPPLPDAYADIVKAQLRSLNCKIVTEPGRLIVGNAGILVTEVIFVKDAGEKTFVIVDGAMNDLIRPTLYEAYHGIRPVVLPAADVEHIKADVVGPVCETGDYLALDRDMAKPNPGDLFAVGSAGAYGAVQAGTYNSRLLVPEVLVKGDQFHVIRPRGTYEELIGLDSVPAWLA from the coding sequence GTGAACCATTTTCAGTACATTGACGGCGTTCTGCACGCCGAAGGCGTTGCCATTCCGGACATCGCCAAGGCCGTTGGCACACCCTTTTATTGCTATTCCACGGCGACGTTGGAGCGGCATTACAAGGTGTTTTCGAAGGCCTTTGCCGATGTGGATGCCATGGTGTGTTATGCCATGAAGGCCAACTCTAACCAGGCGGTCTTGAAGACGCTCGGTCGGCTGGGCGCGGGCGTCGATGTGGTCTCCGGCGGTGAATTGCGTCGCGCTCTGGCGGCTGGAATTCCGGCGAGCCGCATCATGTTCTCCGGCGTCGGAAAGACGCCTGCGGAAATGGATCTGGCGCTTGAGGCAGGCATCTACTGCTTCAACGTGGAATCGGAGCCGGAACTCGAAATCCTGAACGTCCGGGCGCAGAAAATGGGCCGCAAGGCGCATGTCTCCTTCCGCATCAACCCGGATGTCGATGCGCGCACCCATGCGAAGATCTCGACCGGCAAAAAGGAAAACAAGTTCGGTATCTCCTATGAGCGGGCGCGTGCGGTTTATGCCCATGCGGCAACGCTTCCCGGCATTCATGTCAGCGGCATCGACATGCATATCGGTAGCCAGATCACCGAGCTTCAGCCGTTTGAAGATGCGTTTCGTCTCCTGCGCGAACTCGTCGAGACGCTGCGAACTGACGGTCACGCGATCGAGCACGTGGATATCGGCGGCGGGCTCGGCATCCCTTACCGCGAAGACAATTCGCCGCCGCCGCTGCCGGATGCCTATGCCGATATTGTCAAGGCGCAACTGCGAAGCCTCAATTGCAAGATCGTGACTGAGCCCGGTCGCCTGATTGTCGGCAATGCCGGTATTCTGGTGACAGAAGTCATCTTCGTGAAGGATGCTGGCGAAAAGACCTTCGTTATCGTGGATGGCGCGATGAACGATCTCATCCGTCCAACGCTTTATGAAGCCTATCATGGCATTCGCCCCGTCGTGCTTCCCGCCGCCGATGTGGAGCATATCAAGGCCGATGTCGTTGGCCCTGTGTGTGAAACCGGCGACTACCTGGCGCTTGATCGCGATATGGCGAAGCCCAATCCGGGCGATCTATTCGCGGTTGGCTCTGCCGGTGCCTATGGTGCCGTGCAGGCTGGAACCTATAATTCCCGCCTGCTTGTGCCGGAAGTTCTGGTGAAAGGCGATCAGTTCCATGTCATTCGTCCGCGCGGAACCTATGAGGAATTGATCGGCCTGGACAGTGTTCCGGCCTGGCTGGCCTGA
- a CDS encoding twin transmembrane helix small protein yields MSSFTTVLALIVMGLVVLVLIKGLMNMVKGQDVNRSNKLMQMRVMLQAVAIILIMLTLWLTGGGR; encoded by the coding sequence ATGTCGAGTTTCACCACCGTTCTGGCTCTGATCGTCATGGGCCTCGTGGTCCTTGTTCTGATCAAGGGCCTGATGAATATGGTCAAGGGGCAGGACGTAAATCGTTCGAACAAGCTCATGCAGATGCGCGTCATGCTGCAGGCTGTTGCCATCATCCTTATCATGCTGACCCTGTGGCTGACGGGTGGGGGGCGCTGA
- a CDS encoding lysophospholipid acyltransferase family protein, whose amino-acid sequence MLALRSQIFNVLFYANLIVRMIVLTPVYFLLPRKKAYSVPRAWARSNHWLMEKIVGTTFEIEGLENIPETGCIFAPKHQSFWDTYALLPWMSDPVYILKRELTWIPLFGWYLKKQRMIAVNRGARGKVMVDVMRRTRLEMDKGRQLIIYPEGTRRPPGAEPAYRYGIARIYRDVQVPVVPIAMQPGLFWPRRSTMRYPGHFKVRILPAIQPGMDPDAFFEHLIDVLEKASDEVLLDAVERNPDLPLPPTAAKRVAELRQQTGAP is encoded by the coding sequence ATGCTTGCTCTGCGTTCGCAAATCTTCAATGTCCTGTTCTATGCAAACCTGATTGTCCGCATGATCGTGCTGACACCGGTGTATTTTCTGCTGCCGCGAAAGAAGGCCTATTCCGTGCCTAGAGCCTGGGCACGATCGAATCACTGGCTCATGGAAAAGATCGTCGGTACGACCTTCGAGATCGAGGGGCTTGAAAATATCCCCGAGACTGGCTGCATTTTCGCGCCCAAGCATCAAAGCTTCTGGGATACCTATGCCCTGCTGCCATGGATGAGCGACCCGGTCTACATCCTGAAAAGGGAGCTGACCTGGATTCCATTGTTCGGCTGGTATCTCAAAAAACAGCGGATGATTGCTGTCAATCGCGGTGCCCGCGGCAAGGTCATGGTCGATGTGATGCGGCGCACCAGGCTTGAAATGGACAAAGGCCGCCAGTTGATCATCTATCCGGAAGGCACGCGCCGTCCACCGGGTGCAGAGCCCGCCTATCGCTATGGCATCGCGCGGATCTACCGCGATGTACAGGTGCCGGTCGTGCCGATTGCCATGCAGCCCGGTCTTTTCTGGCCTCGCCGCAGCACGATGCGCTATCCCGGCCATTTCAAGGTTCGTATTCTTCCTGCCATTCAGCCCGGCATGGACCCGGATGCCTTTTTCGAACATCTGATCGACGTGCTTGAAAAGGCCAGCGATGAGGTGCTGCTGGATGCCGTGGAGCGTAATCCCGACCTGCCGCTGCCGCCAACCGCTGCCAAACGCGTTGCGGAACTGCGTCAACAGACGGGCGCGCCATAA
- a CDS encoding YdcF family protein: MLTQPGQRGWFRRHGPLRRMLRYIGIFLLLVIALLFGGFLWFADTVTSLKAPDGVKADAIVVLTGGYQRVDQAVGLLRDKAGQRLLISGAHPAASPGSIRRATQASPDLFRCCVDIGYEALDTIGNANEITRWISDHDYRSVLVVTNNYHMPRTLLELRRRDHRTEFIPYPVINADLSRKAWFTEPDALRLMLAEYAKMAAASMRAVIGYSQSDGLRSEQQIETESTQPRR; the protein is encoded by the coding sequence ATGTTAACGCAACCGGGGCAGCGCGGATGGTTTCGTCGACATGGGCCCTTGCGGCGTATGCTACGCTATATCGGCATTTTTCTGCTTCTGGTGATTGCGCTGCTCTTCGGTGGGTTCCTGTGGTTTGCCGATACGGTCACCTCGCTGAAGGCGCCGGATGGTGTGAAAGCAGATGCCATCGTGGTGCTGACCGGAGGATACCAGCGGGTTGACCAGGCGGTCGGTCTGCTCCGGGACAAGGCAGGGCAAAGATTGTTGATCTCAGGTGCGCATCCGGCTGCTTCTCCCGGATCAATCCGTCGCGCGACACAGGCCTCGCCCGATCTGTTCAGGTGCTGCGTGGATATCGGCTACGAGGCACTCGATACCATCGGTAATGCCAACGAGATCACCCGCTGGATCAGCGACCATGACTATCGGTCCGTCCTGGTCGTAACGAACAACTATCACATGCCTCGAACCTTGCTGGAACTGCGACGGCGCGACCATCGAACGGAATTCATTCCCTATCCGGTCATCAATGCCGATCTCTCTCGAAAGGCCTGGTTTACGGAACCGGACGCCCTGCGCCTGATGCTGGCCGAATATGCCAAGATGGCAGCGGCCAGCATGCGGGCCGTGATTGGCTACAGCCAGAGTGACGGGTTGCGGTCCGAGCAGCAAATCGAGACCGAGAGCACGCAGCCCCGGCGTTGA
- a CDS encoding TIGR02302 family protein, whose amino-acid sequence MSLSRKGAFETHPALARRVATKRFFARLVLFLERLAPKLLAPLSILALALSVAWFGLFRLMPDIARWAVFFIFIFAFLTSLLPLSRLRWPAAAEADRLLEKRNHLPHQPVGVQEDEPAFDSPFARALWKEHQIRMAQRIADLDAGLPQPDIASHDRYALRAIPALLVFVAFAYSYSNGGGSVADIVSPSAPPAKTDPDLRIDAWLTPPSYTGRAPIFLTGNQSPTQDKIMVPQYSQLTVRVTGGEGAESVNFLPMEGGAQRAVPLQDEQAKPGQTAPGSQPQSTAQATPAPASPVNTPRTYAMKINESGDLSVNGQQWLFDVIPDKVPEIAFDKPPRRAVNGALEVMAVAKDDYGIVKAEAKIEPVEPPAEGAKPLFPAPEFRLTLPRRGKEPEIRSTTSRDLTEHPLAGKRVRITLVATDGAGQEGRSAPVEMIMPGKRFVEPLAAAVAEQRQVFALDTRQMPRASALNQALSLRPDETIPNLSHYLLIRSARERMKLARTEEQLKDTAAYLWEIALGIEDGDLSQAERRLRDAQQALQDALQNNASEQEIAKLMQELRQAMQNFMNELAQRMQNMPQSQQNMQAQNTIRQRDLQRMMDQIENLARSGNRDAAQQMLSELQRMMNNLQAGRMQRPQQGQQQQSNPMREQIDRLGEIMQEQQRLMDQTHRLNEALRDRMQRGNPDQPYNQGQNQQGQNQQGQNQQGQQQGQQQGQQGQNGQQQPEQMTEQQLREALKQLRAQQEGLGQKLDQLQKGLKELGMDPGQNFGQAQKEMGNAGKALGNAEGDQAVEGQGNALNALRQGAQNMMNQMMQAMRGQQPGEGQGQGQGPGQAGQGNQQGRDPLGRETGGTDGLPDTRLRVPDEIDAQQARRILDAIREKLNDTLQGTIGNPMFNDMERRYLERLLETR is encoded by the coding sequence ATGAGCCTTTCCCGCAAGGGCGCCTTTGAAACGCATCCGGCCTTGGCGCGCCGAGTCGCAACCAAGCGCTTCTTTGCGCGGCTCGTTCTCTTCCTCGAGCGGCTGGCGCCCAAGCTTCTCGCCCCGCTTTCCATTCTGGCTCTCGCGCTGTCCGTCGCGTGGTTTGGCCTGTTCCGGCTTATGCCAGACATTGCACGCTGGGCCGTCTTCTTCATCTTCATTTTTGCATTCCTGACATCTCTTCTGCCGCTCTCGCGCCTTCGCTGGCCTGCCGCCGCAGAGGCCGACCGGCTGCTGGAAAAGCGCAATCACCTGCCGCACCAGCCCGTGGGCGTGCAGGAAGATGAACCGGCCTTTGATTCCCCCTTCGCCCGGGCGCTCTGGAAAGAACACCAAATCCGCATGGCGCAAAGGATTGCGGATCTGGATGCCGGACTGCCGCAGCCGGATATCGCAAGCCATGACCGCTATGCGCTGCGCGCCATTCCAGCGCTTCTGGTCTTCGTGGCCTTTGCCTATTCCTATTCGAATGGTGGCGGCTCTGTTGCAGACATCGTCAGTCCGTCTGCTCCGCCCGCCAAGACCGACCCGGATCTGCGTATCGATGCGTGGCTGACGCCGCCGTCCTATACCGGTCGCGCCCCGATCTTCCTGACCGGCAACCAGTCGCCGACGCAGGACAAGATCATGGTGCCGCAATATTCGCAGCTGACCGTTCGAGTGACCGGTGGCGAAGGCGCTGAGTCGGTGAACTTCCTGCCCATGGAGGGTGGCGCACAGCGTGCGGTTCCCTTGCAGGATGAGCAGGCAAAGCCGGGGCAGACTGCACCCGGTTCGCAACCGCAGTCGACAGCACAGGCGACCCCCGCGCCCGCTAGCCCCGTGAATACGCCACGCACCTATGCCATGAAGATCAATGAAAGCGGCGATCTCTCTGTCAACGGCCAGCAGTGGCTGTTTGACGTCATTCCGGACAAGGTGCCGGAAATAGCCTTCGACAAGCCGCCGAGGCGCGCTGTCAACGGTGCGCTGGAGGTGATGGCCGTGGCGAAGGATGATTACGGGATCGTCAAGGCCGAGGCCAAAATAGAGCCAGTCGAACCGCCCGCGGAAGGCGCGAAGCCATTGTTTCCTGCACCTGAATTTCGGCTGACGCTGCCGCGACGCGGCAAGGAGCCGGAGATCCGCAGCACCACGAGCCGGGATCTGACGGAACATCCGCTCGCCGGCAAGCGGGTTCGCATCACGCTCGTTGCAACGGACGGCGCAGGGCAGGAGGGGCGCAGCGCGCCCGTGGAAATGATCATGCCCGGCAAGCGCTTTGTGGAGCCTCTGGCCGCAGCCGTGGCCGAGCAAAGGCAAGTCTTTGCGCTCGATACGCGACAGATGCCACGCGCATCGGCGCTCAACCAGGCGCTTTCGCTGCGTCCGGACGAAACGATACCGAACCTAAGTCACTATCTGCTGATCCGGTCGGCCCGCGAGCGCATGAAGCTGGCCCGAACGGAAGAGCAGTTGAAGGATACCGCTGCCTATCTGTGGGAAATAGCGCTTGGTATCGAGGATGGCGATCTCTCGCAGGCGGAACGCAGATTGCGCGATGCGCAGCAGGCACTTCAGGACGCGTTGCAGAACAATGCGTCGGAACAGGAAATCGCAAAGCTGATGCAGGAACTGCGTCAGGCCATGCAGAACTTCATGAACGAGCTTGCCCAGCGCATGCAGAACATGCCGCAGTCGCAGCAGAACATGCAGGCGCAGAATACGATCCGCCAGCGTGATTTGCAGCGGATGATGGACCAGATCGAAAATCTCGCCCGTTCCGGCAACCGCGACGCCGCGCAGCAGATGCTTTCCGAATTGCAGCGGATGATGAACAATCTGCAAGCTGGGCGGATGCAGCGCCCGCAGCAGGGTCAACAGCAGCAAAGCAATCCGATGCGTGAGCAGATCGACCGTCTCGGCGAGATCATGCAGGAGCAGCAGCGGCTGATGGACCAGACGCACCGCCTGAACGAGGCGCTGCGGGACCGCATGCAGCGCGGCAACCCGGACCAGCCCTATAATCAAGGGCAGAATCAGCAGGGTCAAAACCAGCAGGGCCAGAACCAGCAAGGTCAACAACAAGGCCAGCAGCAGGGCCAACAGGGCCAGAACGGGCAGCAGCAACCAGAGCAAATGACCGAGCAGCAGTTGCGCGAGGCATTGAAGCAGTTGCGGGCGCAGCAGGAGGGGCTCGGCCAGAAGCTGGATCAGTTGCAAAAGGGCCTGAAAGAACTTGGTATGGATCCCGGCCAGAACTTCGGTCAGGCCCAGAAAGAAATGGGCAATGCCGGCAAGGCACTAGGCAATGCCGAGGGTGATCAGGCCGTGGAAGGCCAGGGCAATGCGTTGAACGCCTTGCGGCAGGGCGCCCAGAACATGATGAACCAGATGATGCAGGCCATGCGCGGACAGCAGCCCGGCGAGGGTCAGGGGCAGGGCCAAGGTCCGGGGCAGGCTGGCCAAGGCAACCAGCAGGGTCGTGATCCGCTCGGTCGCGAAACGGGCGGTACGGATGGCTTGCCGGATACGCGTCTGCGGGTGCCGGATGAAATCGATGCGCAGCAGGCGCGGCGCATTCTCGATGCCATTCGCGAAAAGCTGAACGATACGCTTCAGGGCACGATCGGCAATCCGATGTTCAATGACATGGAGCGCCGCTACCTAGAGCGTTTGTTGGAAACGCGGTGA
- a CDS encoding electron transfer flavoprotein subunit beta/FixA family protein — translation MKILVPVKRVVDYNVKIRVKADGTGVELANVKMSMNPFDEISVEEALRLKEAGKAEEIVIVSIGPAKAEETIRTALAMGADRGILIETDEAVEPLAVAKLLKGVVEAENPGLVILGKQAIDDDSNQTGQMLAALLKWGQATFASKVEIGEGSAKVTREVDGGLQTIDVKLPAIVTTDLRLNEPRYASLPNIMKAKKKPLDKKSPADFGVDLAPRLKVLKTEEPGGRKAGIKVKSVAELVEKLKTEAGVL, via the coding sequence ATGAAGATCCTGGTGCCTGTAAAGCGGGTAGTTGATTACAACGTGAAGATCCGTGTGAAGGCGGATGGTACGGGCGTCGAGCTTGCAAACGTCAAGATGTCGATGAACCCGTTCGACGAAATCTCGGTGGAGGAAGCCCTGCGGCTCAAGGAAGCCGGCAAGGCAGAAGAGATCGTCATCGTTTCCATCGGTCCGGCCAAGGCGGAAGAAACCATCCGCACGGCACTCGCCATGGGCGCCGATCGCGGCATTCTGATCGAGACGGATGAAGCCGTGGAGCCGCTGGCCGTTGCCAAGCTTCTGAAGGGCGTGGTCGAAGCGGAAAATCCGGGTCTCGTCATTCTTGGAAAACAGGCCATCGATGACGATAGCAACCAGACCGGCCAGATGCTGGCAGCCCTCCTGAAATGGGGTCAGGCAACCTTTGCATCGAAGGTCGAGATCGGTGAAGGGTCTGCGAAAGTCACGCGCGAAGTCGATGGTGGCCTCCAGACGATCGACGTGAAGCTGCCCGCTATCGTCACGACGGACCTGCGCCTCAACGAGCCGCGCTATGCTTCTCTGCCAAACATCATGAAGGCCAAGAAGAAGCCGCTCGACAAGAAGTCCCCAGCCGATTTCGGTGTTGACCTCGCGCCGCGTCTCAAGGTTCTGAAAACCGAAGAGCCGGGTGGCCGCAAGGCGGGCATCAAGGTCAAGAGCGTGGCCGAACTGGTTGAAAAGCTCAAAACCGAAGCTGGCGTCCTCTAA
- the ftsE gene encoding cell division ATP-binding protein FtsE has product MIHFENVGLRYGMGPEILRDLTFDIPRRSFQFLTGPSGAGKTTLLRLLFMSLQPTRGLIRMFDRDLSQIPRAELPMLRRRVGIVFQDFRLLDHLTTYENVALPLRVRGKDEASYRTDVIELLKWVGLGERINVLPPVLSGGEKQRAAIARALMDRPEILLADEPTGNVDPPMARRLLNLFLELNRLGTAVVIATHDLGLMDQVDARRMILTEGRLDIYE; this is encoded by the coding sequence TTGATTCATTTCGAAAATGTCGGCCTGCGCTATGGCATGGGACCCGAAATCCTGCGGGACCTGACCTTCGATATTCCGCGGCGATCGTTCCAGTTTCTCACGGGACCTTCCGGGGCAGGCAAGACGACGCTGCTCCGGCTTCTGTTCATGTCGCTGCAGCCGACACGCGGGCTGATTCGCATGTTCGACCGGGATCTGTCGCAGATACCACGCGCTGAATTGCCCATGTTGCGCCGGCGAGTCGGCATTGTTTTCCAGGATTTCCGCCTTCTGGATCACCTGACGACCTATGAAAACGTTGCGCTGCCTCTTCGAGTCCGGGGCAAGGATGAGGCGAGTTACCGGACAGATGTCATAGAACTTTTAAAATGGGTGGGGCTGGGTGAACGCATAAACGTGCTGCCTCCGGTTCTCTCAGGCGGGGAGAAGCAGCGCGCGGCCATTGCCAGGGCCTTGATGGATCGACCGGAGATCCTTCTTGCCGACGAGCCGACCGGCAACGTGGATCCACCCATGGCACGGCGTTTGCTCAACCTGTTTCTGGAACTGAACCGGCTGGGCACGGCCGTGGTGATCGCCACCCATGATCTGGGGCTGATGGATCAGGTGGATGCGCGGCGCATGATTTTGACCGAAGGGCGGCTCGATATTTATGAATGA
- the hpt gene encoding hypoxanthine phosphoribosyltransferase: MPVVRGKTIEPLFTAEMIAERNRSMAKQIAEGPTKDLLVIAVLKGSFIFAADLLRALHDTGLAPEVEFITLSSYGAGTVSQGVRIVKDIDSDVKDRDVLLIDDILESGRTLKFAKELLYERGARHVTIAVLLDKSVKRKEKLEADYVGFECPDYFVVGYGMDVAYAFRELPFVGVVKGDAE; this comes from the coding sequence ATGCCTGTCGTTCGTGGCAAGACTATCGAGCCGCTGTTTACCGCCGAAATGATTGCCGAGCGCAACCGCAGCATGGCAAAGCAGATTGCCGAAGGCCCAACAAAAGATCTGCTGGTGATTGCCGTTCTGAAGGGCTCGTTCATCTTTGCAGCCGATCTACTGCGCGCACTGCACGATACCGGTCTTGCGCCGGAAGTCGAGTTCATCACCCTCTCCAGCTATGGCGCCGGCACCGTTTCCCAGGGCGTTCGGATCGTCAAGGATATCGATTCGGACGTCAAGGACCGCGACGTTCTGCTGATCGACGACATTCTGGAGTCCGGTCGCACCCTTAAGTTTGCGAAGGAACTGCTCTATGAACGCGGCGCGCGCCACGTGACCATTGCCGTGCTTCTCGACAAGAGTGTGAAGCGCAAGGAAAAGCTGGAAGCGGATTATGTGGGCTTCGAATGCCCGGATTACTTCGTTGTCGGCTACGGCATGGATGTCGCCTACGCCTTCCGCGAACTGCCATTCGTCGGCGTCGTCAAGGGCGATGCAGAATAG
- a CDS encoding cob(I)yrinic acid a,c-diamide adenosyltransferase, giving the protein MVKLNKIYTRTGDDGTTGLVTGPRRLKHDLRVDAYGTVDETNSLIGVARLHTGAHADLDAMLFRIQNDLFDLGADLATPDTGEKVEWEPLRIVQSQVDRIEAEIDQLNAALDPLTSFVLPGGSAAAAHLHVARTVSRRAERLMVELSKADGEIVSPAALKYVNRLSDFLFVAARYVNEGGKADILWVPGKNR; this is encoded by the coding sequence ATGGTGAAGTTGAACAAGATCTACACCCGCACCGGCGACGATGGAACGACAGGACTGGTGACCGGCCCGCGGCGATTGAAGCATGACCTTCGCGTCGATGCCTATGGCACGGTCGATGAAACCAATTCGCTGATCGGCGTCGCGCGACTGCATACGGGCGCCCATGCCGATCTCGACGCCATGCTCTTTCGCATCCAGAACGATCTTTTCGATCTGGGAGCCGATCTCGCGACCCCGGACACCGGGGAGAAAGTTGAGTGGGAACCGCTACGCATCGTGCAGTCGCAGGTGGATCGCATCGAGGCAGAGATCGACCAGCTGAATGCAGCGCTTGATCCACTCACCTCCTTTGTCCTGCCTGGCGGTTCCGCTGCTGCCGCCCATCTGCATGTGGCGCGCACCGTATCGCGCCGCGCGGAACGGTTGATGGTGGAGCTCTCGAAGGCCGACGGTGAAATTGTCAGCCCGGCTGCACTCAAATATGTGAACCGGCTTTCCGACTTCCTCTTTGTCGCGGCAAGGTACGTCAACGAGGGCGGAAAGGCCGACATTCTCTGGGTGCCAGGCAAGAACCGCTGA
- a CDS encoding electron transfer flavoprotein subunit alpha/FixB family protein produces the protein MAILLLAEHDGASVSDQTAKALTAAAKIGGDVHVLVAGSGAKGAADAAAKLSGVSKVLLADDAAYANNLAEPLADLVVSLSGSYDVIVAAATASAKNVMPRVAALLDVMQISEIIEVVSADTYKRPIYAGNAIQTVQSTDAKKVITVRTAAFAATAEGGSASVEAISAAGNPGVSSFVEDALSSSDRPELTSAKIIVSGGRALGSSEKFQEVILPLADKLGAAVGASRAAVDAGYAPNDWQVGQTGKVVAPDLYIACGISGAIQHLAGMKDSKVIVAINKDEEAPIFQVADYGLVGDLFELLPELQKSL, from the coding sequence ATGGCTATTCTTCTTCTCGCAGAACATGATGGCGCAAGCGTCTCTGACCAGACCGCCAAGGCACTGACTGCCGCTGCCAAGATCGGCGGCGATGTGCATGTGCTGGTGGCAGGCTCAGGCGCCAAGGGCGCGGCGGATGCTGCTGCGAAACTCTCCGGCGTATCGAAGGTGCTGCTCGCCGACGATGCCGCCTATGCAAACAACCTGGCGGAACCGCTCGCCGATCTCGTCGTATCGCTCTCCGGCTCCTACGATGTCATTGTCGCTGCAGCGACCGCATCGGCCAAGAACGTCATGCCGCGCGTGGCCGCCCTGCTGGACGTGATGCAGATTTCGGAAATCATCGAGGTCGTCTCAGCCGACACCTACAAGCGTCCGATCTATGCAGGCAACGCCATCCAGACGGTACAGTCGACAGACGCCAAGAAGGTGATCACCGTGCGCACGGCGGCATTCGCTGCAACGGCGGAAGGCGGCTCAGCCTCGGTGGAAGCCATTTCGGCAGCCGGCAATCCGGGTGTCTCCTCCTTCGTGGAAGATGCTCTGTCGTCGTCCGATCGCCCTGAACTGACCTCCGCCAAGATCATCGTGTCCGGTGGCCGCGCGCTGGGTTCCTCGGAAAAGTTCCAGGAAGTCATCCTGCCGCTCGCAGACAAGCTGGGTGCAGCCGTTGGCGCATCGCGCGCCGCCGTCGACGCGGGCTATGCCCCGAACGACTGGCAGGTTGGCCAGACCGGCAAGGTGGTTGCCCCCGATCTCTACATCGCCTGCGGCATTTCCGGTGCCATTCAGCATCTCGCAGGCATGAAGGACTCGAAGGTCATCGTCGCCATCAACAAGGACGAGGAAGCCCCGATCTTCCAGGTGGCTGACTACGGCCTCGTCGGCGATCTGTTCGAACTTCTGCCGGAGCTGCAGAAGTCGCTCTGA
- a CDS encoding response regulator → MAKILITEDEDSLRSFVARALRLDGHETYEAADGAEGLERLSEDSFDLLLSDIRMPVMDGIELAHRAADQFPQLKILLMTGYAEQRERADDLMAKIIDVVDKPFALPDIRRAVAQALATASRAA, encoded by the coding sequence ATGGCCAAGATCCTGATCACCGAAGACGAAGATTCGCTACGCTCCTTCGTTGCTCGCGCGCTCCGTCTCGACGGCCATGAGACCTATGAAGCTGCCGATGGTGCCGAGGGGCTGGAGCGCCTGAGCGAGGACAGTTTCGATCTGCTTCTGTCGGATATTCGCATGCCGGTCATGGATGGTATCGAACTGGCACACCGTGCCGCCGATCAGTTTCCGCAACTGAAAATCCTGCTGATGACCGGTTATGCCGAACAACGCGAACGCGCCGACGACCTGATGGCAAAAATTATCGATGTCGTCGACAAGCCCTTTGCGCTTCCCGATATCCGCCGCGCTGTGGCGCAGGCCTTGGCAACAGCCTCCCGCGCCGCTTGA
- a CDS encoding cell division protein FtsX: MRVRPTGPILPPSNIQGNALMVVIAIMSFLACLTFGGVSMVRATASSWESQISREITIQIKPQDGLDMDAALKKARDLALTFVGTKQGTIMDDAATARLLEPWLGAGLDLKELPVPRLVIITIDEANPPDFAGMRDLLKAEVPQAFLDDHRTWVDRLVSMAHTTVLIGMSILILVFTAMILTVIFATRGALSGNRHIVEVLHFVGAESGFVASEFQKHFLKISLKGSAAGGALAALLFASASLWQSNSLATPQSDQATALFGTFTIDFFGYLGIVATMIVIALLTTLTARFTVMRTIDEIDLIRSDPGRSDGIPSS, from the coding sequence ATGCGGGTTCGCCCAACAGGTCCGATCCTGCCGCCGTCGAATATTCAGGGCAATGCGCTGATGGTCGTCATTGCCATCATGTCCTTTCTCGCCTGCCTCACGTTCGGCGGGGTCAGCATGGTTCGAGCCACCGCTTCGAGCTGGGAGAGCCAGATTTCGCGTGAAATCACGATCCAGATCAAACCGCAGGACGGGCTGGACATGGATGCGGCGCTCAAGAAGGCGCGGGACCTTGCACTGACCTTTGTTGGGACCAAGCAAGGCACCATCATGGATGATGCGGCGACCGCGCGTCTGCTGGAGCCGTGGCTGGGCGCAGGGCTTGACCTGAAGGAACTGCCGGTCCCACGCCTCGTCATCATCACCATCGACGAGGCAAACCCGCCTGACTTCGCCGGAATGCGGGATCTGCTCAAGGCGGAGGTGCCGCAGGCCTTTCTTGACGATCACCGCACCTGGGTGGACCGGCTCGTTTCCATGGCGCATACGACGGTCCTGATCGGAATGAGCATTCTGATTCTGGTTTTCACGGCCATGATCCTGACTGTCATCTTTGCCACGCGCGGAGCGCTTTCCGGCAATCGCCATATCGTGGAAGTCTTGCATTTCGTGGGCGCCGAGAGCGGCTTCGTGGCCAGCGAATTCCAGAAACATTTCCTGAAAATCAGCCTGAAGGGATCGGCCGCCGGCGGCGCGCTTGCCGCGCTTCTGTTTGCTTCAGCTAGCCTTTGGCAGAGCAATTCTCTGGCTACGCCGCAGAGCGATCAGGCAACAGCCCTGTTTGGAACCTTTACGATCGATTTTTTCGGATATCTGGGAATTGTCGCAACCATGATCGTGATTGCGCTTTTGACCACGCTGACGGCGCGCTTTACGGTGATGCGGACGATCGACGAAATTGACCTGATCCGGTCCGATCCGGGTCGTTCTGATGGCATACCATCATCGTGA